The Amblyomma americanum isolate KBUSLIRL-KWMA chromosome 6, ASM5285725v1, whole genome shotgun sequence genome has a window encoding:
- the LOC144136373 gene encoding acetylcholinesterase-1-like, translating into MAPLQTALLAVVLLCASLLCWANANEVADDAAASPVVRITDGLVAGRREILRGHGVDSFLGIPYAMPPVGDLRFEKPQSPKPWNGTYDATKKPSPCMQLDFPFVLDTKIDNSFASEDCLYINVWRPASACGASERCRPDLPVFVFIHGGGFQWGDSMLFVHDLSNFVSLSNVIAVGFNYRVSIFGFLTAGTKEFPGNWGLWDQHLALQWVQKNIGAFGGNPADVTLGGQSAGAISVALHSISPQGNGLFKRIFLQSGSTMSMIVGEPYKGSGKFMAVAGGAGCYDGTRSLDEQLKESIACLKKADAREIYDRLAKERVQDQIFPPVNGDDYLPIDPLLANAADKISAKEVFLGTVANEGSVFAYNVAKLTDQVGAAFSLDGDYRLIVTLTVSTLFNLPVSAARVIVKHYFGDYSIHHTREEVLSLFSDIIGDGGFYCPVVFFADKASAEGIKTYRYLYAHKSSFNVWPEWVGVFHGEDLFFATGALPFLKEEKKHWPQLWHTLKNELNMTHYTSEEEDFMKELVVTISNYVKTGKPTVPVSGADWPLYSKEKQQYIYLRPHNYTAGTEMRNNFCDLWRPFLLKRTPATTVSGNKEQTTPSRKKAPTADIPPSSGNEVGSNYISQASSSGCSSWLGIVLAAFALSAVR; encoded by the exons ATGGCGCCGCTGCAAACAGCGCTGCTGGCAGTCGTCTTATTATGCGCCTCGTTGTTGTGTTGGGCGAATGCAAACGAAGTGGCCGACGACGCTGCAGCTTCTCCCGTCGTTCGGATAACCGACGGGCTTGTCGCCGGCCGACGCGAAATCCTCAGGGGTCATGGAGTGGACAGCTTTCTCGGAATACCGTACGCTATGCCCCCCGTAGGGGACCTCCGCTTCGAAAAGCCTCAGTCCCCGAAGCCATGGAATGGAACGTACGACGCCACGAAGAAGCCCAGCCCGTGCATGCAGCTCGACTTTCCCTTCGTGCTCGATACGAAGATCGACAACTCGTTCGCGTCGGAGGACTGCCTCTACATCAACGTCTGGAGGCCCGCGTCGGCATGCGGCGCCTCCGAGCGGTGCAGGCCTGATCTTCCggtctttgttttcattcacgGCGGCGGGTTTCAGTGGGGCGACTCGATGCTTTTCGTCCACGACTTGTCCAACTTCGTATCGCTCTCCAACGTGATCGCAGTTGGCTTCAATTATCGAGTGAGCATCTTCGGTTTTCTAACAGCCGGCACAAAGGAGTTCCCGGGTAACTGGGGCCTCTGGGACCAACACTTGGCCTTGCAGTGGGTGCAGAAAAACATCGGTGCTTTCGGAGGGAATCCGGCCGACGTTACGCTCGGTGGTCAAAGCGCCGGCGCTATATCCGTCGCTCTGCACTCAATATCTCCTCAAGGTAATGGCCTCTTCAAGAGGATCTTTCTTCAGAGCGGGTCTACAATGTCTATGATTGTCGGGGAGCCGTACAAAGGCTCAGGAAAGTTCATGGCAGTGGCGGGAGGCGCTGGTTGCTACGACGGTACGAGGAGCCTTGATGAGCAGCTCAAAGAGTCTATAGCTTGTCTGAAGAAGGCTGACGCTCGTGAAATATACGACAGACTTGCGAAAGAGCGCGTTCAGGATCAAATCTTTCCACCCGTGAACGGTGATGACTATCTCCCGATAGACCCGTTGCTAGCGAATGCGGCCGATAAAATATCTGCGAAGGAAGTGTTCCTGGGAACAGTTGCAAATGAGGGCTCCGTGTTCGCCTACAACGTCGCCAAACTTACGGATCAGGTCGGCGCCGCGTTTTCTCTGGACGGGGACTACAGACTCATTGTGACGTTGACCGTCAGTACGCTGTTCAACTTGCCAGTCTCAGCTGCGAGAGTGATTGTCAAGCACTATTTCGGAGACTACTCTATCCACCACACCAGGGAAGAAGTGCTTTCACTTTTCAGCGACATAATTGGCGATGGTGGGTTCTACTGCCCAGTTGTCTTCTTCGCCGACAAGGCATCGGCTGAGGGAATTAAGACGTACAGGTACCTCTATGCGCACAAGTCGTCGTTCAACGTGTGGCCTGAATGGGTAGGCGTCTTCCACGGCGAAGACCTGTTCTTCGCCACGGGTGCGCTGCCGTTCCTCAAGGAAGAAAAGAAGCACTGGCCACAGCTTTGGCACACCCTTAAAAATGAGCTGAATATGACGCACTAcacgagcgaggaagaagacttCATGAAAGAGCTAGTGGTTACCATATCGAATTACGTAAAAACAGG GAAACCAACCGTGCCGGTATCGGGTGCCGACTGGCCTCTGTACTCTAAGGAGAAGCAGCAGTATATCTACCTCCGACCTCACAACTACACTGCGGGCACTGAAATGCGAAATAACTTTTGCGACCTGTGGAGGCCCTTCCTCCTGAAACG CACTCCCGCCACGACGGTGTCAGGCAACAAGGAACAAACGACACCGTCCCGGAAAAAAGCGCCCACTGCGGATATACCGCCGTCCAGTGGAAACGAAGTCGGCAGCAATTACATCTCACAAGCGTCTTCCAGCGGCTGCTCCTCTTGGTTAGGAATTGTTCTCGCCGCTTTTGCGCTCTCAGCTGTACGTTAG